A single genomic interval of Candidatus Caldatribacterium sp. harbors:
- a CDS encoding DUF72 domain-containing protein has protein sequence MLVKVRIGTSGWMYDHWRGVLYPPELPKKDWLPFYAQIFDTVEVNASFYHLPKEETFKRWYHETPPNFLFAVKASRYITHVKKLRDVSEALLLFYRRVELLKEKCGPLLFQFPPRLSFFRETMEAFLRELSPSFRYVFEFRHPSFFCEELYELLRTRGIALCFADTPFFPYAEVTTAPFVYLRLHGSQSLYTHRYSDEELLSWAEKIKRWQEKHDVYCYFDNDYRGFAVENALTLRGALGLSNPSGGL, from the coding sequence GTGCTGGTGAAGGTTCGAATTGGTACTTCAGGATGGATGTACGACCACTGGAGGGGTGTTCTGTACCCACCTGAGCTTCCCAAAAAAGACTGGCTTCCTTTTTACGCCCAGATCTTTGATACCGTCGAGGTCAACGCCTCTTTCTACCACCTTCCCAAGGAGGAGACCTTTAAGAGATGGTACCACGAAACCCCTCCCAACTTTCTCTTCGCGGTAAAGGCGAGTAGGTACATCACCCACGTAAAGAAACTCAGGGACGTCTCAGAGGCGTTGCTCCTCTTCTACAGGCGAGTGGAGCTCTTAAAGGAAAAGTGCGGACCCCTCCTCTTTCAGTTTCCTCCTCGCCTTTCCTTCTTCCGGGAAACCATGGAGGCTTTCCTCCGGGAACTTTCCCCATCCTTCCGGTACGTCTTTGAGTTCCGTCATCCGAGTTTCTTCTGCGAAGAGCTCTACGAACTCCTGAGGACTCGTGGTATTGCTCTCTGTTTCGCCGACACCCCCTTTTTCCCTTATGCTGAAGTTACGACAGCTCCATTTGTGTACCTCCGTCTCCATGGTTCCCAGAGTCTCTACACGCACCGCTACAGTGATGAGGAGCTTCTGTCCTGGGCGGAGAAAATCAAGAGGTGGCAGGAAAAACACGACGTGTACTGCTACTTCGATAACGACTATAGGGGATTTGCTGTAGAGAATGCCTTAACGCTTCGGGGAGCACTTGGGCTTTCTAATCCCTCAGGCGGGTTGTGA
- a CDS encoding OsmC family protein: protein MARVELIAQWGKIEARIGEDVVPFKSSGAESGIGHWPTEYVLAALGSCFAGTVFSYAKTKNLPLEQVIVHLEGEVASAPSRISSITMEVEFLGNLTRSEKERLLTAGERACTIMNTLRRGVETITTRLRD, encoded by the coding sequence ATGGCTCGCGTTGAACTCATCGCCCAATGGGGGAAAATTGAAGCTCGCATTGGGGAAGACGTTGTTCCCTTCAAGAGTAGCGGTGCCGAAAGCGGTATCGGCCACTGGCCCACGGAGTACGTTCTTGCTGCCTTGGGGAGTTGTTTTGCAGGAACGGTATTCTCGTACGCCAAAACCAAAAACCTCCCCCTGGAGCAGGTTATCGTTCACCTTGAGGGAGAAGTAGCCTCCGCCCCTTCACGTATCTCGAGCATCACCATGGAGGTCGAATTCCTTGGAAACCTCACCCGCTCTGAAAAGGAGCGGCTTCTTACTGCAGGCGAACGGGCCTGCACAATCATGAATACTCTCAGGAGGGGAGTGGAAACCATCACAACCCGCCTGAGGGATTAG